The following are encoded in a window of Brachyhypopomus gauderio isolate BG-103 chromosome 18, BGAUD_0.2, whole genome shotgun sequence genomic DNA:
- the slc6a7 gene encoding sodium-dependent proline transporter isoform X1, which translates to MKPLPELCNEHQKKSFDSSLGEMPNEQAVPGRTNARAKGEQNATQPNGFTVPQSPSSVASQSQTGSRPPSPVLPQQSQLPREQWGSKNEFLLSCIGYCVGLGNVWRFPYLCYRNGGGVFLIPYFIMLFFTGMPLFLMELSLGQYGSAGPITVWKCCPLLKGIGIGMLCVSILVCLYYNVIIAWTFYYLGSSFQSPLPWSCDAPANAPLCNSTNRTNHLSPPEVFWNERVLGVVNSDGLHDPGPVRWQLALCLLAAWFIIFLCMLKGIRSSGKVVYVTATFPYIVLIVLIIRGATLEGSLQGVTFYLTPVWSRLANAQVWNDAASQIFYSLGIGVGGLLSMASYNQFDNNVIRDTLVITLGNCGTSFFAGFAIFSILGHMAWRKGVPVEQVADTGPGLAFVAYPEALALLPGSVFWSIIFFLMLFMLGVDTLFGNMEGITTAVLDEFPQLRANMKHKTLFLALLCFAFYLLGLLLVTNGGIYWFTLIDSFSTSFGLIIIALFMCLGISFFYGVNQFCQDIVDMICLCPPWCTKLLLYFKACWVFCTPFLLLFILTYIFLEMYRTSLHYGSYVYPLWGKTLGVCIGVICCIQIPIWATVAVCKESGTLKDRFQKAIRPLNSWRVNNLNNGSQEQRVEPERIEGPFTVNLTDMDFTGIAWESSEA; encoded by the exons ATGAAACCTTTACCGGAACTATGTAACGAGCATCAGAAGAAAAGCTTCGACTCATCTCTTGGGGAGATGCCGAATGAGCAGGCAGTACCTGGGAGGACGAACGCGAGAGCCAAAGGAGAG CAGAATGCAACCCAGCCCAATGGGTTCACTGTCCCACAGAGTCCCAGCAGTGTGGCCTCCCAGTCACAGACTGGGTCTCGCCCCCCTTCTCCAGTCCTTCCACAACAATCCCAACTTCCCAGGGAGCAATGGGGTAGCAAGAATGAATTTCTGCTGTCCTGCATCGGCTACTGTGTTGGACTGGGAAATGTCTGGAGGTTCCCTTACCTGTGCTACCGCAACGGTGGAG GTGTGTTCCTCATCCCGTACTTCATCATGCTCTTCTTCACGGGCATGCCCCTCTTCCTCATGGAGCTCAGTCTGGGTCAGTATGGATCTGCAGGTCCAATCACCGTCTGGAAATGCTGCCCGCTGCTTAAAG GTATTGGCATAGGAATGCTCTGTGTGTCCATATTAGTGTGTCTCTACTACAATGTAATCATTGCTTGGACCTTTTATTACCTGGGCAGCTCCTTCCAGAGCCCACTGCCATGGTCCTGCGATGCTCCTGCTAATGCTccactgtgt AACTCCACCAATAGGACAAACCACCTCAGTCCCCCCGAGGTGTTCTGGAA TGAGCGTGTCCTGGGTGTGGTGAACAGTGACGGGTTGCATGACCCTGGGCCAGTCAGATGGCAGCTTGCTCTGTGTTTACTAGCTGCCTGGTTCATCATTTTCCTCTGCATGTTGAAGGGGATTCGCAGCTCAGGAAAA GTGGTATATGTGACTGCCACCTTCCCGTACATCGTGCTGATCGTTCTGATCATCAGAGGGGCGACTTTGGAGGGCTCTCTCCAAGGGGTGACCTTCTATCTCACTCCAGTCTGGAGCCGCCTGGCTAACGCACAG GTATGGAATGACGCAGCATCGCAGATCTTCTACTCACTGGGCATTGGAGTAGGAGGCCTTCTGTCTATGGCCTCCTACAACCAATTCGACAATAATGTCATCAG GGACACTCTAGTGATCACCCTAGGGAACTGTGGGACCAGCTTCTTTGCAGGTTTTGCTATCTTCTCCATCCTCGGTCACATGGCATGGAGGAAGGGTGTGCCTGTGGAGCAGGTTGCAGACACAG GTCCAGGATTGGCATTCGTGGCCTACCCAGAAGCCCTGGCTCTTCTGCCTGGCTCTGTTTTCTGGTCCATAATTTTTTTCCTCATGCTCTTTATGCTAGGAGTTGACACACTG TTTGGCAACATGGAGGGGATTACCACAGCAGTACTGGATGAGTTCCCTCAGCTCAGGGCCAATATGAAGCACAAGACTCTGTTCCTGGCTCTGCTCTGCTTTGCCTTCTACCTGCTGGGCTTGTTGTTGGTCACTAAT GGAGGGATATACTGGTTCACCCTGATAGATTCATTCAGCACCAGTTTTGGTCTCATCATTATCGCTCTCTTCATGTGTCTGGGCATCTCATTCTTTTATG GCGTGAACCAGTTCTGCCAGGATATAGTGGACATGATCTGTCTCTGTCCACCATGGTGCACCAAGTTGCTGCTCTATTTCAAAGCATGCTGGGTATTCTGCACACCCTTCCTGTTACTG TTTATCTTGACCTACATCTTCTTGGAGATGTACAGAACCTCACTCCATTACGGCTCCTATGTGTACCCGCTGTGGGGGAAGACACTGGGAGTGTGTATTGGAGTTATCTGCTGCATTCAGATCCCTATCTGGGCCACTGTGGCTGTCTGTAAGGAGTCCGGCACTCTGAAAGAC CGCTTTCAGAAAGCCATCCGTCCGCTAAACTCCTGGCGCGTCAATAATCTGAACAACGGCAGTCAAGAACAGCGTGTGGAGCCCGAGAGGATTGAAGGACCCTTCACTGTCAACCTGACTGACATGGACTTCACCGGCATAGCCTGGGAGAGTAGTGAGGCATAA
- the slc6a7 gene encoding sodium-dependent proline transporter isoform X2 gives MKPLPELCNEHQKKSFDSSLGEMPNEQAVPGRTNARAKGENATQPNGFTVPQSPSSVASQSQTGSRPPSPVLPQQSQLPREQWGSKNEFLLSCIGYCVGLGNVWRFPYLCYRNGGGVFLIPYFIMLFFTGMPLFLMELSLGQYGSAGPITVWKCCPLLKGIGIGMLCVSILVCLYYNVIIAWTFYYLGSSFQSPLPWSCDAPANAPLCNSTNRTNHLSPPEVFWNERVLGVVNSDGLHDPGPVRWQLALCLLAAWFIIFLCMLKGIRSSGKVVYVTATFPYIVLIVLIIRGATLEGSLQGVTFYLTPVWSRLANAQVWNDAASQIFYSLGIGVGGLLSMASYNQFDNNVIRDTLVITLGNCGTSFFAGFAIFSILGHMAWRKGVPVEQVADTGPGLAFVAYPEALALLPGSVFWSIIFFLMLFMLGVDTLFGNMEGITTAVLDEFPQLRANMKHKTLFLALLCFAFYLLGLLLVTNGGIYWFTLIDSFSTSFGLIIIALFMCLGISFFYGVNQFCQDIVDMICLCPPWCTKLLLYFKACWVFCTPFLLLFILTYIFLEMYRTSLHYGSYVYPLWGKTLGVCIGVICCIQIPIWATVAVCKESGTLKDRFQKAIRPLNSWRVNNLNNGSQEQRVEPERIEGPFTVNLTDMDFTGIAWESSEA, from the exons ATGAAACCTTTACCGGAACTATGTAACGAGCATCAGAAGAAAAGCTTCGACTCATCTCTTGGGGAGATGCCGAATGAGCAGGCAGTACCTGGGAGGACGAACGCGAGAGCCAAAGGAGAG AATGCAACCCAGCCCAATGGGTTCACTGTCCCACAGAGTCCCAGCAGTGTGGCCTCCCAGTCACAGACTGGGTCTCGCCCCCCTTCTCCAGTCCTTCCACAACAATCCCAACTTCCCAGGGAGCAATGGGGTAGCAAGAATGAATTTCTGCTGTCCTGCATCGGCTACTGTGTTGGACTGGGAAATGTCTGGAGGTTCCCTTACCTGTGCTACCGCAACGGTGGAG GTGTGTTCCTCATCCCGTACTTCATCATGCTCTTCTTCACGGGCATGCCCCTCTTCCTCATGGAGCTCAGTCTGGGTCAGTATGGATCTGCAGGTCCAATCACCGTCTGGAAATGCTGCCCGCTGCTTAAAG GTATTGGCATAGGAATGCTCTGTGTGTCCATATTAGTGTGTCTCTACTACAATGTAATCATTGCTTGGACCTTTTATTACCTGGGCAGCTCCTTCCAGAGCCCACTGCCATGGTCCTGCGATGCTCCTGCTAATGCTccactgtgt AACTCCACCAATAGGACAAACCACCTCAGTCCCCCCGAGGTGTTCTGGAA TGAGCGTGTCCTGGGTGTGGTGAACAGTGACGGGTTGCATGACCCTGGGCCAGTCAGATGGCAGCTTGCTCTGTGTTTACTAGCTGCCTGGTTCATCATTTTCCTCTGCATGTTGAAGGGGATTCGCAGCTCAGGAAAA GTGGTATATGTGACTGCCACCTTCCCGTACATCGTGCTGATCGTTCTGATCATCAGAGGGGCGACTTTGGAGGGCTCTCTCCAAGGGGTGACCTTCTATCTCACTCCAGTCTGGAGCCGCCTGGCTAACGCACAG GTATGGAATGACGCAGCATCGCAGATCTTCTACTCACTGGGCATTGGAGTAGGAGGCCTTCTGTCTATGGCCTCCTACAACCAATTCGACAATAATGTCATCAG GGACACTCTAGTGATCACCCTAGGGAACTGTGGGACCAGCTTCTTTGCAGGTTTTGCTATCTTCTCCATCCTCGGTCACATGGCATGGAGGAAGGGTGTGCCTGTGGAGCAGGTTGCAGACACAG GTCCAGGATTGGCATTCGTGGCCTACCCAGAAGCCCTGGCTCTTCTGCCTGGCTCTGTTTTCTGGTCCATAATTTTTTTCCTCATGCTCTTTATGCTAGGAGTTGACACACTG TTTGGCAACATGGAGGGGATTACCACAGCAGTACTGGATGAGTTCCCTCAGCTCAGGGCCAATATGAAGCACAAGACTCTGTTCCTGGCTCTGCTCTGCTTTGCCTTCTACCTGCTGGGCTTGTTGTTGGTCACTAAT GGAGGGATATACTGGTTCACCCTGATAGATTCATTCAGCACCAGTTTTGGTCTCATCATTATCGCTCTCTTCATGTGTCTGGGCATCTCATTCTTTTATG GCGTGAACCAGTTCTGCCAGGATATAGTGGACATGATCTGTCTCTGTCCACCATGGTGCACCAAGTTGCTGCTCTATTTCAAAGCATGCTGGGTATTCTGCACACCCTTCCTGTTACTG TTTATCTTGACCTACATCTTCTTGGAGATGTACAGAACCTCACTCCATTACGGCTCCTATGTGTACCCGCTGTGGGGGAAGACACTGGGAGTGTGTATTGGAGTTATCTGCTGCATTCAGATCCCTATCTGGGCCACTGTGGCTGTCTGTAAGGAGTCCGGCACTCTGAAAGAC CGCTTTCAGAAAGCCATCCGTCCGCTAAACTCCTGGCGCGTCAATAATCTGAACAACGGCAGTCAAGAACAGCGTGTGGAGCCCGAGAGGATTGAAGGACCCTTCACTGTCAACCTGACTGACATGGACTTCACCGGCATAGCCTGGGAGAGTAGTGAGGCATAA
- the stim1b gene encoding stromal interaction molecule 1b isoform X1, translating to MKKTRLLQETVNMDSVSLACLCIVCLCFLRSAADHPRLKDLRSANGLSELCEIDKVLCEDENAVLSFEAIRSIHKVMDDDADGSVDVTETDGFLREDLKYHDPKAKHRSFHGADLLITVEDMWNTWRSSEVYNWTVEQVEQWLICYVELPSYVESFKKNEISGKALPRLAVKNATLTLSVLKILDRSHAQKLQLKALDTVLFGPPLTSRHNPLKDFVLVVSIIIGVAGCWFAYMQNRNSKDHMGKMMKDLEGLHKAEQSLLDLQQKLQRAQDEHRSVEVEKVNLEQKLRNEISAAKQEAQRLRELREGTENELSRQTYAEEELEQVRTALKKAEKELEMRRSWCPPEPLQKWLQVTHEVEVQYYNIKKQSAERQLLSAKEGAEKIKKKRGTLFGTFHVAHSSSLDDVDHKILSAKQALGEVTAALREKLHRWQQIETLTSLTIVNNPGLPSLASSLNLDPVFLGIRPATPQHLLLSDDLDDMDEDILSPGTLRYAAWQMERRVSDLWPVATDSQSLWKHSAPNLMSLRPRHGDPVLSLSPQRDLNLSDSDSSLSASQHGESQRSSSILWSSKVPPSRSNGAGASSSDSSLFQKRPFGMEKCSSLGEIRTQSGGLTTAMSTSSLSPSSGDVDGMSPAGGRGRLPQLSGKRSPGDEDSGSPGEDTETSSTGRRKHAFPKIFNKQKHKK from the exons AGCTGTGTGAGATCGACAAAGTcctgtgtgaggatgagaatGCGGTGCTGAGTTTCGAGGCCATCCGTAGCATCCACAAAGTCATGGACGACGATGCAGACGGAAGTGTGGATGTGACAGAGACGGACGGG TTTCTCAGAGAGGATCTGAAGTATCATGACCCCAAGGCAAAACACAGAAGTTTCCATGGAGCAGACCTGCTGATTACTGTGGAAGACATGTGGAACACCTGGAGGTCCTCTGAAG TGTATAACTGGAccgtggagcaggtggagcagtGGCTCATTTGCTATGTGGAGCTGCCCTCATATGTCGAATCCTTTAAGAAGAATGAGATCAGTGGCAAAGCCCTGCCAAG GCTGGCCGTGAAGAATGCCACCCTGACACTGTCTGTGCTCAAGATCCTGGACCGCAGTCATGCTCAGAAGCTGCAGCTGAAAGCTCTGGACACGGTGCTGTTTGGCCCTCCACTGA caagcAGGCACAACCCCTTGAAGGACTTTGTACTGGTGGTGTCCATCATCATTGGTGTGGCAGGGTGCTGGTTTGCCTACATGCAGAACCGTAACTCGAAGGATCACATGGGGAAGATGATGAAGGACCTGGAGGGTCTTCACAAAGCTGAGCAGAGCCTCCTTGACCTCCAGCAAAA gcTGCAGAGAGCGCAGGATGAGCACCGCTCAGTTGAAGTGGAAAAGGTGAATCTGGAACAGAAGCTGAGAAATGAGATCAGTGCGGCCAAGCAGGAGGCTCAGAGACTACGGGAGCTTCGCGAGGGCACCGAGAACGAACTGAGCCGGCAGACGTACGCTGAAGAGGAGCTGGAGCAG GTGCGCACAGCTCTGAAAAAGGCGGAGAAGGAACTGGAGATGAGAAGAAGCTGGTGTCCTCCTGAACCTTTGCAGAAGTGGCTCCAGGTTACACACGAGGTGGAGGTACAGTACTACAACATAAAGAAACAGAGTGCCGAGAGACAACTCCTGTCAGCTAAAGAAGGG GCAGAGAAGATTAAGAAGAAGAGAGGCACGCTCTTTGGGACCTTCCATGTGGCTCACAGCTCCTCTCTGGATGATGTCGATCACAAAATATTATCAGCCAA ACAGGCTCTGGGGGAGGTGACTGCAGCCCTGAGGGAGAAGCTCCATCGCTGGCAGCAGATTGAGACTCTCACGAGCTTGACCATTGTGAATAACCCAGGCCTGCCTTCCCTGGCTTCATCGCTCAACCTGGACCCCGTCTTCCTGGGGATCCGGCCCGCCACCCCACAGCACCTGTTGCTGTCGGACGACCTGGATGACATGGACGAGGATATACTGTCCCCTGGAACCCTACGAT ATGCCGCCTGGCAGATGGAGCGGCGGGTGAGCGACCTTTGGCCTGTAGCCACTGACAGCCAATCCCTGTGGAAGCATTCTG CTCCCAATCTGATGTCCCTGCGTCCACGCCATGGAGACCCCGTGCTGAGCCTCAGTCCTCAGAG AGATCTGAACCTGTCCGACTCCGATTCCTCCCTGTCTGCGTCTCAGCATGGCGAGAGCCAGCGCTCCTCCTCCATCCTGTGGAGCAGCAAGGTCCCACCCTCCAGGTCCAACGGGGCGGGCGCCAGCTCCTCTGACAGCTCCCTCTTCCAGAAGAGGCCCTTCGGCATGGAGAAGTGCTCCAGCCTGGGGGAGATCCGCACCCAGAGCGGTGGCTTAACCACAGCCATGTCCACCAGCTCCCTCAGTCCTTCCAGCGGTGACGTAGACGGGATGTCACCAGCAGGAGGAAGAGGCCGCCTCCCCCAGCTCTCGGGCAAGAGGAGCCCGGGTGATGAGGACAGTGGCTCCCCAGGAGAGGACACAGAGACCTCCAGCACCGGCCGAAGAAAGCACGCCTTCCCTAAAATCTTCAACAAGCAAAAACATAAGAAATAG
- the stim1b gene encoding stromal interaction molecule 1b isoform X2 encodes MKKTRLLQETVNMDSVSLACLCIVCLCFLRSAADHPRLKDLRSANGLSELCEIDKVLCEDENAVLSFEAIRSIHKVMDDDADGSVDVTETDGFLREDLKYHDPKAKHRSFHGADLLITVEDMWNTWRSSEVYNWTVEQVEQWLICYVELPSYVESFKKNEISGKALPRLAVKNATLTLSVLKILDRSHAQKLQLKALDTVLFGPPLTSRHNPLKDFVLVVSIIIGVAGCWFAYMQNRNSKDHMGKMMKDLEGLHKAEQSLLDLQQKLQRAQDEHRSVEVEKVNLEQKLRNEISAAKQEAQRLRELREGTENELSRQTYAEEELEQVRTALKKAEKELEMRRSWCPPEPLQKWLQVTHEVEVQYYNIKKQSAERQLLSAKEGAEKIKKKRGTLFGTFHVAHSSSLDDVDHKILSAKQALGEVTAALREKLHRWQQIETLTSLTIVNNPGLPSLASSLNLDPVFLGIRPATPQHLLLSDDLDDMDEDILSPGTLRSPNLMSLRPRHGDPVLSLSPQRDLNLSDSDSSLSASQHGESQRSSSILWSSKVPPSRSNGAGASSSDSSLFQKRPFGMEKCSSLGEIRTQSGGLTTAMSTSSLSPSSGDVDGMSPAGGRGRLPQLSGKRSPGDEDSGSPGEDTETSSTGRRKHAFPKIFNKQKHKK; translated from the exons AGCTGTGTGAGATCGACAAAGTcctgtgtgaggatgagaatGCGGTGCTGAGTTTCGAGGCCATCCGTAGCATCCACAAAGTCATGGACGACGATGCAGACGGAAGTGTGGATGTGACAGAGACGGACGGG TTTCTCAGAGAGGATCTGAAGTATCATGACCCCAAGGCAAAACACAGAAGTTTCCATGGAGCAGACCTGCTGATTACTGTGGAAGACATGTGGAACACCTGGAGGTCCTCTGAAG TGTATAACTGGAccgtggagcaggtggagcagtGGCTCATTTGCTATGTGGAGCTGCCCTCATATGTCGAATCCTTTAAGAAGAATGAGATCAGTGGCAAAGCCCTGCCAAG GCTGGCCGTGAAGAATGCCACCCTGACACTGTCTGTGCTCAAGATCCTGGACCGCAGTCATGCTCAGAAGCTGCAGCTGAAAGCTCTGGACACGGTGCTGTTTGGCCCTCCACTGA caagcAGGCACAACCCCTTGAAGGACTTTGTACTGGTGGTGTCCATCATCATTGGTGTGGCAGGGTGCTGGTTTGCCTACATGCAGAACCGTAACTCGAAGGATCACATGGGGAAGATGATGAAGGACCTGGAGGGTCTTCACAAAGCTGAGCAGAGCCTCCTTGACCTCCAGCAAAA gcTGCAGAGAGCGCAGGATGAGCACCGCTCAGTTGAAGTGGAAAAGGTGAATCTGGAACAGAAGCTGAGAAATGAGATCAGTGCGGCCAAGCAGGAGGCTCAGAGACTACGGGAGCTTCGCGAGGGCACCGAGAACGAACTGAGCCGGCAGACGTACGCTGAAGAGGAGCTGGAGCAG GTGCGCACAGCTCTGAAAAAGGCGGAGAAGGAACTGGAGATGAGAAGAAGCTGGTGTCCTCCTGAACCTTTGCAGAAGTGGCTCCAGGTTACACACGAGGTGGAGGTACAGTACTACAACATAAAGAAACAGAGTGCCGAGAGACAACTCCTGTCAGCTAAAGAAGGG GCAGAGAAGATTAAGAAGAAGAGAGGCACGCTCTTTGGGACCTTCCATGTGGCTCACAGCTCCTCTCTGGATGATGTCGATCACAAAATATTATCAGCCAA ACAGGCTCTGGGGGAGGTGACTGCAGCCCTGAGGGAGAAGCTCCATCGCTGGCAGCAGATTGAGACTCTCACGAGCTTGACCATTGTGAATAACCCAGGCCTGCCTTCCCTGGCTTCATCGCTCAACCTGGACCCCGTCTTCCTGGGGATCCGGCCCGCCACCCCACAGCACCTGTTGCTGTCGGACGACCTGGATGACATGGACGAGGATATACTGTCCCCTGGAACCCTACGAT CTCCCAATCTGATGTCCCTGCGTCCACGCCATGGAGACCCCGTGCTGAGCCTCAGTCCTCAGAG AGATCTGAACCTGTCCGACTCCGATTCCTCCCTGTCTGCGTCTCAGCATGGCGAGAGCCAGCGCTCCTCCTCCATCCTGTGGAGCAGCAAGGTCCCACCCTCCAGGTCCAACGGGGCGGGCGCCAGCTCCTCTGACAGCTCCCTCTTCCAGAAGAGGCCCTTCGGCATGGAGAAGTGCTCCAGCCTGGGGGAGATCCGCACCCAGAGCGGTGGCTTAACCACAGCCATGTCCACCAGCTCCCTCAGTCCTTCCAGCGGTGACGTAGACGGGATGTCACCAGCAGGAGGAAGAGGCCGCCTCCCCCAGCTCTCGGGCAAGAGGAGCCCGGGTGATGAGGACAGTGGCTCCCCAGGAGAGGACACAGAGACCTCCAGCACCGGCCGAAGAAAGCACGCCTTCCCTAAAATCTTCAACAAGCAAAAACATAAGAAATAG